The Gouania willdenowi chromosome 3, fGouWil2.1, whole genome shotgun sequence genome includes a region encoding these proteins:
- the cyp2r1 gene encoding vitamin D 25-hydroxylase, protein MVSIKCPSLVRVSSGQAVLGLSCLAVSLLSFLLIRQLVKQRRPPGFPPGPSPIPVIGNILSLVTEPHVFLKKQSEVHGQIFSLDLGGILTVVVNGFDCVRECLYNQGEVFCDRPSLPLFKKMTKMGGLLNCKFGKSWTEHRKLACNSFRHFGSRQKQFERKITEECMFFVDAIDEHKGKPFNPKHLVTNAVSNITNLIIFGQRFTYDDSNFQHMIEIFSENVELAVSSWAFLYNAFPWIEYVPFGKHKKLFRNAAEVYDFLHQVIEGFSQGRVPYEPRHYVDAYLDELEHNASDPLCSFSYENLIYSVGELIIAGTETTTNTLRWAMLYMALYPNIQERVHREIDSVLENGRTATLEDKLKMPYVEAVLHEVLRFCNIVPLGIFRATSQDTQVNGYSIPKGTMVITNLYSVHFDEKYWNDPGVFLPQRFLDGNGNFLRHDAFLPFSLGRRQCLGEQLAKMEMFLFFTTLMQRFHLQFPPGTIPTVTPKLGMTLQPKPYSICAVRRQQKQCYT, encoded by the exons ATGGTTTCTATTAAATGTCCGTCTCTGGTGCGGGTGTCCAGTGGACAGGCTGTGTTGGGCCTGAGCTGCCTGGCCGTGTCCCTGCTCTCCTTCCTGCTCatcagacagctggtcaaacaGAGGAGACCCCCGGGCTTCCCCCCCGGTCCGTCTCCCATCCCGGTGATAGGGAACATTCTGTCTCTGGTCACAGAACCACACGTTTTCCTCAAGAAGCAGAGCGAAGTTCACGGACAG ATTTTCAGTCTGGATCTGGGAGGCATTCTGACCGTGGTTGTAAACGGCTTCGACTGTGTCAGGGAATGCCTTTACAATCAGGGCGAAGTGTTTTGTGATCGACCATCCTTACCTCTTTTcaagaaaatgaccaaaatggGAG GGCTTCTTAATTGTAAATTTGGAAAAAGCTGGACGGAGCACCGAAAACTCGCCTGCAACTCTTTCCGTCACTTCGGCAGTCGCCAGAAACAGTTTGAAAGAAAGATCACAGAGGAGTGCATGTTTTTTGTCGACGCAATCGACGAACACAAAGGAAAACCATTTAACCCCAAACACCTTGTGACCAACGCTGTGTCCAACATCACCAATCTGATCATTTTTGGACAGCGGTTCACCTATGACGACAGCAACTTCCAGCACATGATTGAGATATTTAGTGAGAATGTGGAGCTGGCAGTGAGTAGCTGGGCTTTCCTCTACAATGCCTTTCCTTGGATTGAGTATGTGCCTTTCGGAAAACACAAAAAGCTGTTTCGCAACGCTGCTGAGGTGTACGACTTTTTACACCAGGTCATTGAGGGATTCTCACAGGGCAGGGTGCCCTATGAGCCCCGTCACTACGTGGATGCCTACTTGGATGAGCTGGAGCACAATGCTAGTGATCCCCTCTGCTCTTTTTCTTATGAAAATCTCATCTATTCAGTGGGTGAGCTTATCATCGCAGGTACAGAGACCACAACAAACACCCTGCGCTGGGCGATGCTGTACATGGCACTTTACCCCAACATCCAAG AGCGAGTGCACAGAGAGATCGACAGTGTGTTGGAAAATGGAAGGACTGCCACTCTGGAAGACAAGCTTAAGATGCCTTATGTAGAAGCTGTGTTGCATGAGGTCCTCCGTTTCTGCAACATCGTGCCACTTGGCATTTTCCGTGCTACCTCACAGGACACACAAGTCAATGGGTACTCAATTCCCAAAGGTACCATGGTGATCACAAACCTTTATTCAGTGCACTTTGATGAGAAGTACTGGAACGACCCGGGCGTCTTCTTACCTCAGCGGTTTCTAGATGGCAACGGCAACTTTTTGAGACATGATGCCTTCCTTCCATTCTCCTTAG ggaGGCGTCAATGCTTGGGTGAACAGCTGGCCAAAATGGAGATGTTCCTCTTTTTCACGACTCTGATGCAGAGGTTTCACCTTCAGTTTCCTCCTGGAACCATCCCAACTGTCACTCCAAAACTTGGCATGACCTTACAGCCCAAGCCTTACTCCATCTGTGCAGTCCGCAGACAGCAGAAACAGTGCTACACTTGA